The nucleotide sequence CCGGCGCCGGGGAAACCCCGTCATGCGCAACCTCGCGGCGCGGATGCTCTCCGACCTCACCGACAGCGGCAGCAGGGGGTTTTTCCTCGCCGATTTCAAGGCGAAGGATCAAGGCGATCTGCTCTATCACATCAGCTGGAACCGCGATTCGCTGCTGCTTCCCGCCGCCGGCCGTGGCGAGGAGGTCACCCTGCTCCACGTGAATCCGGGAAACTATTACGAGTGGGTGGCGGGATTCCATCTCGCGTCCGAGTATTCCGGAGGGACGGTCGCAGACCATCACACTCTCCTCGCGGACTGCGAGTCGATGGAGATTGAACTGGATCTCACCCGGGACAATCGCGTCTCGGCCGCCGTGAAGATGGAATTTGCCGTCGCAGCCCCCGTCCGGGTCGTTCCCTTTCATCTCAACGGCGTCCTGCGCATCGGCTCCATCGAAGACGGCAGCGGGGCCAGGCTCGCCTTCATCCAGGAGGCGCGTGATCTCGACAGTGACCCCTGGCTCATTCTTCCGAAGCCTGCCGGGCCGGGAGAGAAGTACACGATCACGATGGCCTACCTGGAAGACTCGACCGGGGACAGCCAGATCGTGCATCGCGAGGGAAGGGGACTGTATTATGTCACGTCCCGTGAATCGTGGATCCCCGGGTTCGGAGCGTTCAACGACAGGACCCATTTCAGGCTGCGTGCTCGTTCTCCCAAAAAGTTCCAATTCGTCGCCAGTGGCGCACGGATCTCGTCCGAGACCGTCAAGGACGAACGGATCACCGTCTGGCAGTCCGAGATCCCTTTCTGTGTTTTTGGGTTCAACTATGGGGAATTCGTGGATTCGTCGCAGAAAGTGGCCAATCTTGAGGTCACCGCCTATGCCGGCAAGGAGGTGCCGGATGAGCTCAAGGGAGTTCAGGCCGGGCTGTCGCTGATCGAACTGGCGGACCAGCGGCGTCGTCTGAGCGAATCGTCGGAGCCGCTCGTTCATGGAATCATGACGGGGGGGTTCAGTACGGCGGCGAACGTCAAACACGCCGCGAGCGTCAGCATGCAGGCTTTCCGGCTTTGCGAGATCCTCTACGGCCCGCTTCCCTTCAAGGCGGTATCGATCACCGAACAGCCCGTGCGCGGCTTCGGCCAGAGCTGGCCGAACCTGGTTTTCCTGCCCTACGACGCTTTCCTGGACGCCACGACGCGCCACAACCTGCAGCTTGCGGTAAGTCCCGAGGATCGCGAATTCTACAACCTGATCGCGGTTCACGAGATGGCGCACCAGTGGTGGGGGCACCTGGTCGGATGGAAGACCTATCATGACCAGTGGCTTTCCGAAGGATTCGCCGAACACGCGGCGGCCCTTTACCTGCGCCAGCTCGATCCGAAGCAATGGAGTTCCTA is from Acidobacteriota bacterium and encodes:
- a CDS encoding M1 family metallopeptidase; the protein is MSLFLSSILGFALLAAGADLSEAPAEELMAVYNELRAIHAGTEVAETENVVFQRDSATFTFLSGRITFAAPVGGHILAAHFRGEGTFELQPPSDIDRRQMARYTGSPYLKDTFQEAVFFFTDDSMEELDRLVTRRPVQAAGDPLIEASRKRYGEQFNDWVDNRRRGNPVMRNLAARMLSDLTDSGSRGFFLADFKAKDQGDLLYHISWNRDSLLLPAAGRGEEVTLLHVNPGNYYEWVAGFHLASEYSGGTVADHHTLLADCESMEIELDLTRDNRVSAAVKMEFAVAAPVRVVPFHLNGVLRIGSIEDGSGARLAFIQEARDLDSDPWLILPKPAGPGEKYTITMAYLEDSTGDSQIVHREGRGLYYVTSRESWIPGFGAFNDRTHFRLRARSPKKFQFVASGARISSETVKDERITVWQSEIPFCVFGFNYGEFVDSSQKVANLEVTAYAGKEVPDELKGVQAGLSLIELADQRRRLSESSEPLVHGIMTGGFSTAANVKHAASVSMQAFRLCEILYGPLPFKAVSITEQPVRGFGQSWPNLVFLPYDAFLDATTRHNLQLAVSPEDREFYNLIAVHEMAHQWWGHLVGWKTYHDQWLSEGFAEHAAALYLRQLDPKQWSSYWDLRRNWLLSKNNSGYRPVDAGPIWLNHQLDEYDQPGNSRLIYYKGAYVLEMLRALMFTNKEKDDRFIAMMRDFARSHAEQNASTKDFQRIVEKHMEEPMDWFFNQWVYGSEIPRYTFSYKLSDAGAGQTELAMTLVQSDVSSDFRMRLPLFALVDGTQRYLGNIQINGTEPYNAVVKLPMKPEKVLLDPDHSILAEIRQ